The Nitrospira lenta region GCCGCGTTATACCACGCCGGCTGACCGAACGCTCCGGTCATAGCCGTACTCTCACACATTTCCTACATGGCGATGCCGCCGCCGGCTTGAATCGTCTGTCCAGTTAGCCATCGGGCCTGCTCACTGACGAGAAACGCGACGACCTCGGCAATATCCTCCGGCGTGCCCAATCGCTTGAACGGCGACAGCTGCACCCCCATCTGCCGATAGGGCTCGGTCAACACGCCTGTATCGGTGAAGCCTGGCGCCACCGTATTGACGGTGATCCCGCGCGGCGCCAGCTCCTGCGCGATGCCCTGGGTGAATTGTTCGAGCGCACCCCGGCTGCCGAGATACGCGGTCGCTCCACTGTAACGCAGCTTCGTCCCCGCACTGGAAATATTCACGATACGCCCGTGATCGCGCATCACCTTCGCCGCTTCCTGCATGGCAAAGTAGGGGCCTTTCGCATGCAAGGCCATGAGCGCATCGAAGTCCGCTTCAGTGGTGTCGAGGAAGGGGATCGGCGCAAACTTCCCAGCATTGTTGACCAGAATGTCTACGCGGTTGAATTGGGAGACGGTGCTCGCAACCAGCCGTCGCGCGTCGGCGATCACGCGCATGTCGGCTTGCACCGCGACGGCGGTCCCGCCCTTGCCCTGAATGCCCGCGACCACCGCCCGAGCGTTGTGCTCGCTCCGGAGATAATTCACGACGACGAGGGCCCCCTCCGTCGCTAGCCGCTCGGCGATCGCACGACCGATTCCGCTCGACGCGCCGGTAACGATCGCCACCTTTCCATTCAGGGAGGACACCGATTCGTGATCTCACATCTGCGGGGATGGGAAAGGAAAGGGATGGCCCCACTGTCCTAAAAAAGCGATCTCGGTCAGCGGCTTCCGCTCTCTCGGCTTCAACTCCCGCTGCTGCAGATGGTCCGGCAGAACGCTCAACTCTCCAGGATACCCCACGGCAATCATAGCGGCCGGCTCATAGCCGGGCGGAATCTGGAGGTCGGCCCGCGCCTTCTCGATGTCGAAACCCGCCATCGGATGCGCGACAAGCCCCAGCGCGGTCACTTGCAGCAAGAGATTCTCCGTCGCCAGTCCGACATCGTGAAACGCATGGCGATTCAGACTTCCATCTTCTTCAAACTCCATGCAGGCTACGGACAGGATCAGCACAGGCGCCCGATAGGCCCACACACGATTGCCGTCCATCAGACAGGCCAGCAGCCGAGCGTATTCAATCGGCTGATCCTTGGTTGCCACAATGAAGCGGCACGGCTGCTCATTACTGGATGACGGCGCCCAGCGGGCCGCTTCAAGGAGCGACAGCACCGCATTCGGCTCCACCGGCCGCTCCGCAAACGCACGCGGACTCCAGCGCCGTCTCAGAAGATCATGGATTGGGACTTGCGTCTCAGCGGGTTTCTCCATTCACACTATCCCTTGCTGGACTCGCCCTGGCGATCCATCTCTGGTGACCATCCGCCGCCGAGCGCCTTATACAGCTGAACGATGGAAACGAGATGCAGCCGGTGAGTTCCCGTAAGCGCCAGTTCGGCATCGAACAAACTTCGCTGCGCGATCAAGACATCCAGATAATTCGCCAGCCCGCCTTTGTACCGAAGGTTGGCGAGCCGCAACGCCGATCGAAGCGCGTCGACCTGCTGTACTTGCGCCTCTCGCTGTTCGCGCACCGTGCGCACGGCGATCAGCGCATCCTCGACTTCCTGAAACGCCACGAGAATCGACTGTTCGTACTGAGCGACCGCCTGGCGGGCTTGAGCCTCGCTGGCTTCCTGTTGAAAGCCCAAAATCTGTGCATTGAGGAGCGGTCCCGTTAGGCTGGGCCCCGCCACACCAAACGCCGTTTCATCGGCCACAAGGCGCGAAAGGTGCGGGCTGGCGACGCCGAGCATGCCTGTAATGCTAAGTTTCGGAAACCGGTCCGCCTTCGCCATACCGATCCGCGCCGTGGCCGCAGCAAGCGTGTATTCCGCCTGCACGATATCCGGACGGCGCTGCAACAGCTCGGACGGAAGGCCCGGAGGCACGGCCGGCGGCAACACCTGTTCCGTCAACGAGCGTCCGCGAGGGATTTGGTGCGGCACACGGCCTAAGAGCACGCTCAATTGATTTTCCTTCTGAATCATCTGCCGTTCGAGTTCCGCCGACCGCGCCGCCGCGTTCGCCCGCTCCGCTTCGAATTGGTCGACATCTAGCTTCGTGATCATCCCTTGGCGAAGCCGAGCCTGCGCGATACGGACGGACTCTTCCCAGGATTTCAGCGTCCGCCGGGCGACATCCAGCTGCATGTCGAACTGGAGTAAATCGAAATAGGCCTCGGCCACGCCGCTGACCAGCTGGAGCACGACCGTCCGCCGGCCTTCCTCGCGCGCCAGCAAGTCCCCGCGCGCGGCTTCATTCGACCGGCGAATGCGTCCCCAGATATCGAGCTCCCAGGACAGATTGCCCTGCAGATAATAGTTGAAGGCGTTGGGAAATCCGGGGACCAAGAAGTTCGACATTCTGCCGAAAGACGGGGCGCTGGCCGTGGCGGTCATCTGCGGCGCGTAGTCCGTGCGCGCAATGAAGAGCCGTGACTGATATTCCTCGACGGCCGCAACCGCGCGTTTCAAGTCCTTGTTTTCCACGAGCGCAATCCGAATGAGTTTCTGCAACTCTTCATCCTTCAGCAGCTCCCACCACGGCATATTGGCGATGGATACCGCCGTGGCGCCGTCCTTTTCCGCCATGCGAAACGTGTCGGCGGCCGGAGTCTTCGGGCGGGAATAGTCCGGCCCCAGCGCACACGACGCAAGAGAGACACCCAAGAGGGTTACCAGCAAACTGCGCATCAGAGCTCCTCTTTTGCTTGCGATAGGGTTTCAGTTGGCGCCAATGCGGCCGGCCGCTGTCCGCCGAGTCGCTGAGACATTTTTCGCACTAACGTGAAAAAGAGCGGAATGAAGAAAACGGCCAAGAAGGTGGCGGCGAGCATGCCGCCAAAGACGCCCGTCCCGATAGAGTTGCGGCTGGCCGCTCCGGCGCCGGTTGCCCGGACCAGCGGGACCACACCCAAAATAAACGCCATGGAGGTCATGATGATCGGCCGAAACCGAAGCTTGGCGGATTCGATCGCGGCATCGAACAGTGTGTGTCCAGCTTCATACCGCATGTTGGCGAACTCGACGATGAGGATCGCATTCTTCGCGGAAAGCCCAATCAGCGTCACCAGCCCGATCTGGAAATACACGTCGTTCGACATCCCGCGAGCCCACACGGCGGACAAGGCACCGAAAATGCCGAAGGGAACGGCGAGCAGGACGGCAAACGGCACCGACCAACTCTCATACTGCGCGGCCAGCACGAGGAACACCATGAGCAAGCCGAACGCGAAGGCATAGAGCGATTGTTGCCCGACCATGCGTTCTTGGTAGGAGATGCCGCTCCAGTCGATCCCATACCCTTGCGGAACCAACACCTCTTGAGCCACTTGCTCCAGCGCATCGAGCACCTGTCCTGAGCTATACCCCGGGGCGGCCGAGCCCAGCACCAGTGCCGTGTTGTATCCGTTAAAGTGCGTCACGGGGTCCGGCCCGCTGGTGAACTCCGTCGTCACCACGGTATCAAGCGGAATCATCGTCTGATTGAGCCCATTCGTGGCACGAACATACACCTTCGAAATATCCTCGGGCGTCGCGCGATACTGGGCATCGGCCTCGGTCTGGACCCGATACACCCGCCCGAATTTCAGGAAGTCGTTGATGTAGAAATTACCGAAATAGGCCTGCAACGTATCGAAGACGTCGGAAATCTGCACGCCCAGCGATTTGGCGCGCTCGCGGTCCACGTGGGCAAAGAGCCGGGGCGAGCTCACGCGAAAACTGGTGCCGACCGCCCCGATGGCCGGGTGCTGCCTGGCCTTGGCAAGAAACTCTTGCGTGACGCCGGCAAACTTCTTGAAATCTCCGCCACTGGGATCTTGGACTTGAAGTGAAAAGCCGCCCGTGGCGCCGAGGCCTCTGATTGACGGCGCGTTGAAGGCCAAGATCAGCGCCTCGGGAATTTTCGCGAACTCTCCGAACGCGGCCCCGATCAGCGCCTTCACGTGATTCTGCGGCCCCTGCCGCTCATCCCAATGGCGCAGCGGCACAAACATCGTCGCCGAATTCGGCCCGCGCGTGCCGAAGACGAAATTTTGGCCAACTAACGAGTCGGTCGAGTGGATGGCCGGGCTCGAAAGGAAATACTTTTCAACCTTATCCAGCACCACATCGGTGCGCTGCTTGGACGCGCCGTCGGGAAGCTGAACGACGGCAATGAAGTACCCCTGGTCTTCGTCCGGCAGAAAGCTGGACGGAATGATCTTAAAGAGTCCGAACACGGAGCCGATGATGAGGAGGACCAGCACCACCGAGAGGACGGATCGGTTCAGAATCGTGCCGACGATCGCCGTGTAGCGCGTCTCCGTCCAGCCGAAGACGCGATTGAAGACGCCGAAAAATCCTTTGCGCTGGCTGTGCCCCGGCTTCAGCACCAACGAGCACAGCGCCGGGCTGAGCGTGAGCGCAACGATACCCGAAATGATCACGGATATGGCGATGGTAATGGCAAACTGCTTGTAGAGCTCGCCCGTAATCCCTCCCAAGAACGCGACCGGCACGAACACAGCACAGAGGACCAGGACGATGGCGATCACCGGTCCGGTCACTTCATCCATGGCCTTCTTGGCCGCATCCTTCGGAGACAGTCCGTTCGCCATATGGCGTTCGACGTTTTCCACCACCACGATCGCATCATCGACCACCATCCCGATCGCCAGCACCATCCCGAACAGCGTGAGCGTATTAATCGAGAAGCCGAGCGCCTGCATCCCGGCAAACGTGCCGATAAGCGAGACCGGCACCGCCACGCCCGGAATCAGCGTCGCCCGCCAGCTCTGGAGGAACAGGTAGACGACAAGAATGACGAGCACCATGGCCTCTGCCAGCGTCTTGACTACTTCTTGAATCGAAACCTCGATGAACAGAGTGGTGTCATAGGGTACGTCGTAGGAGACCCCGGCGGGGAAATTCACAGCCAGCGCATCCATTTCTTTCCGAACCCGTTTCACCGTATCGAGCGCGTTCGCGCCCGGCGACAGGAACGTCAGCAAAAAGACATTCGGCTTGCCGTTCCATCGGCCTTCGAGTGAATACGACTGGGCGCCCAATTCGATCCTGGCCACATCTTTCAGACGCACCATGGACCCGTTCGGCAGGGCTCGAACGATCATCTCTTCAAAGTCCTTCACTTCCGTGAAGCGGCCTTGCGTAATCACGGGAATCGTGAGCTCTGTACCTTTGGGCGCCGGCTCCCGGCCGATCGTTCCGGCCGGGAAATCTCTGTTCTGCTCGCGAACGACGGTGGCAATGTCGGACGGCGTGATATTCAACTGCGCCATGCGGGTCGGGTCAAGAATCACCCGCATAGAATAATTCTGCCCTCCGAACACCACCGCGTCGCCGACGCCCTTGATGCGCTTGATATTATCGAGCACGCGGAGGATCGCGTAGTTGGAGAGATACACGGTGTCTTGCGTGGGATCCTCGGAACTGAGCGCCACGACGGCCAGCAGGTCCGGCGACGTCTTCTTCACGCTGATCCCCTGGCGGACGACTTCGGGCGGCAACTGCGGCTCGGCCAGCTTCTGGCGATTCTGAGTCTGCACCTGCGCAATATCCACGTCCGTTCCGATCTCGAACGTGAGCTTGATGGTCATGTGGCCATCGTTGGTGCTGGTGGAATCGTAGTAGAGGAGATTGTCGATGCCGGGGAGCTGCACTTCGATCGGGCGCGCCACGGAATCCGCAATGACTTCCGCGCTCGCGCCGGGATAGTCTGCCTCAATCTGCACGACAGGAGGGGTGATTTCAGGAAACTGGGCGATCGGCAGGCTATGTAAGGCGACCAATCCCACTACAACAATGACGATGGACAGGACCGTCGCAAAGATCGGCCGGTCGATAAAAAAATGTGGGGTCATTTTACAGGCTCCGGCTTTGTTGCAGACTCCGACTTCGCGTCTCCCCGCTGTCCGGGTGCGGCCGAAGCGGCAGCATCTTTATACGGAACGGGGTTGACCGGCGCGCCCGGCGTAATCAGATGGAGGCCTTCGACGACCACCCGGTCCCCATCGCGCAAGCCCTCTTCAATGGACCACTGACTGCCGCGCCAGGATGTGGCTTGGACCGGGCGGATCTCCACCTTATTGTCCGCTCCCACAACAAAGACAATGGACCCCTTGGGTCCCTGCTGGACGGCGCTCTGGGGAACCAGAATCACGCCGGTTCTCACGGAGCCCAAGATGCGGATTTTCACAAACTGGCCAGGGAATAGAGCGCTATCGGGATTGGGAAACGCCACGCGAAAGTCTCTGGTCCCCGTGGCCGATCGCGCGCCGACTTCGAGCAAATCCAACTTGCCTTCATGGGGATACACACTGCCGTCGGTAAAGGTGATCACCCCGCGCAACTCATAGAGCGACGCGCCTTGAATCCGATTGGAGGCCCGCTCCCGTCCCCGTTTCAGCACGAACGCTTCCGGAGCGCTCGCATTAACGTACATCGGATTGAGTTGATGAATCGTCGTCAGTAGGTCGCTCTGCGCGGCAATCAGGCGCCCTTCATAGAGCCGACTCCGTTCGATCCGGCCGCTGATGGGCGCCAGGATGAGCGTGTTGTCGAGGTCGAACTTCGATTTCACCAGATCGCCTTTGGCCGCCTCCAGCGCGGCTTTTGCCGCCAACTCTTCCGCCACTGCATCGTCCACATCTTTTTGACTCACCGCTTGCTCTTCCAGCAGCGGTTTCACACGGGCGAAATTCTGCCGGGCTTGCACCAGCCGCGCTTCCGCCTGTGCGACTCTGGCGCTCGCGCTGCTCACCGCCGCTTTGAACGGGATCGGATCGATTTGATAGAGCCGGTCCCCCTTCTTGACGTCCCGGCCCTCCGCGAAGAATCGCTCTTTGAGGATGCCCGTTACTTGGGACCGGATTTCCACCGGACGCGACGCCTCCGTCTGCCCGATAAATTCCGGCTCGTCCGGCATCGTCTGTGACGACACGGTCACCACCGGGACCGACGGAATCGGACGGGCCGGCGTGGACGCGGCTTCTTGTTTACAGCCCACCAACATCGGCGCACCGACGGCCATCATTAGCCCGCCTAGGCCGAAGAATAATCTGCGTATGCTCGTCTGTGTTGTCATAGGTGCCATCAATCGTTCCTCATCCATTTTCTGCCACTAAGGCACGCCCACATCTTCACCCACCGTGGGTGATCTCATTCACGACACTGCTTGTGACACAGCCGGACGCAACAAGCTTGGCCCCGGCCTGAAAGATCTTCTTCAGCAGACCTTTCCCTTCGGCATCAACATAGGTCACGGCTGACAGGTCTACAACGCGAGGATGCGCAGCCTTCGTGCTGGCACTAGCCTCCCAACACCGGTCCAGCTCTTGTACCCAGGCCCCCGCCAACCGTCCTTCGAGTTGGAAGATTGTTGAGTGCTTGTCAGTTCGGATCGTAATCCTGAGCATGGATTCTCTACCTTACGGCTGTGGAATGACAAGAGGCATTCCATCAAATCAAGAGCGAGTCCGCGTGCCTACCCGATCGCCCAACAGCACCACAAAAACCGCGATCTCGCCCGCAACAATCCGCGCTATTTTGAAGCGCCCACTCCTCTCATACACGTCATGCACGGAAAAACATTTGATACGATTGTGCG contains the following coding sequences:
- a CDS encoding SDR family oxidoreductase — protein: MAIVTGASSGIGRAIAERLATEGALVVVNYLRSEHNARAVVAGIQGKGGTAVAVQADMRVIADARRLVASTVSQFNRVDILVNNAGKFAPIPFLDTTEADFDALMALHAKGPYFAMQEAAKVMRDHGRIVNISSAGTKLRYSGATAYLGSRGALEQFTQGIAQELAPRGITVNTVAPGFTDTGVLTEPYRQMGVQLSPFKRLGTPEDIAEVVAFLVSEQARWLTGQTIQAGGGIAM
- a CDS encoding nitroreductase family protein, with the translated sequence MEKPAETQVPIHDLLRRRWSPRAFAERPVEPNAVLSLLEAARWAPSSSNEQPCRFIVATKDQPIEYARLLACLMDGNRVWAYRAPVLILSVACMEFEEDGSLNRHAFHDVGLATENLLLQVTALGLVAHPMAGFDIEKARADLQIPPGYEPAAMIAVGYPGELSVLPDHLQQRELKPRERKPLTEIAFLGQWGHPFPFPSPQM
- a CDS encoding efflux transporter outer membrane subunit → MRSLLVTLLGVSLASCALGPDYSRPKTPAADTFRMAEKDGATAVSIANMPWWELLKDEELQKLIRIALVENKDLKRAVAAVEEYQSRLFIARTDYAPQMTATASAPSFGRMSNFLVPGFPNAFNYYLQGNLSWELDIWGRIRRSNEAARGDLLAREEGRRTVVLQLVSGVAEAYFDLLQFDMQLDVARRTLKSWEESVRIAQARLRQGMITKLDVDQFEAERANAAARSAELERQMIQKENQLSVLLGRVPHQIPRGRSLTEQVLPPAVPPGLPSELLQRRPDIVQAEYTLAAATARIGMAKADRFPKLSITGMLGVASPHLSRLVADETAFGVAGPSLTGPLLNAQILGFQQEASEAQARQAVAQYEQSILVAFQEVEDALIAVRTVREQREAQVQQVDALRSALRLANLRYKGGLANYLDVLIAQRSLFDAELALTGTHRLHLVSIVQLYKALGGGWSPEMDRQGESSKG
- a CDS encoding multidrug efflux RND transporter permease subunit, which translates into the protein MTPHFFIDRPIFATVLSIVIVVVGLVALHSLPIAQFPEITPPVVQIEADYPGASAEVIADSVARPIEVQLPGIDNLLYYDSTSTNDGHMTIKLTFEIGTDVDIAQVQTQNRQKLAEPQLPPEVVRQGISVKKTSPDLLAVVALSSEDPTQDTVYLSNYAILRVLDNIKRIKGVGDAVVFGGQNYSMRVILDPTRMAQLNITPSDIATVVREQNRDFPAGTIGREPAPKGTELTIPVITQGRFTEVKDFEEMIVRALPNGSMVRLKDVARIELGAQSYSLEGRWNGKPNVFLLTFLSPGANALDTVKRVRKEMDALAVNFPAGVSYDVPYDTTLFIEVSIQEVVKTLAEAMVLVILVVYLFLQSWRATLIPGVAVPVSLIGTFAGMQALGFSINTLTLFGMVLAIGMVVDDAIVVVENVERHMANGLSPKDAAKKAMDEVTGPVIAIVLVLCAVFVPVAFLGGITGELYKQFAITIAISVIISGIVALTLSPALCSLVLKPGHSQRKGFFGVFNRVFGWTETRYTAIVGTILNRSVLSVVLVLLIIGSVFGLFKIIPSSFLPDEDQGYFIAVVQLPDGASKQRTDVVLDKVEKYFLSSPAIHSTDSLVGQNFVFGTRGPNSATMFVPLRHWDERQGPQNHVKALIGAAFGEFAKIPEALILAFNAPSIRGLGATGGFSLQVQDPSGGDFKKFAGVTQEFLAKARQHPAIGAVGTSFRVSSPRLFAHVDRERAKSLGVQISDVFDTLQAYFGNFYINDFLKFGRVYRVQTEADAQYRATPEDISKVYVRATNGLNQTMIPLDTVVTTEFTSGPDPVTHFNGYNTALVLGSAAPGYSSGQVLDALEQVAQEVLVPQGYGIDWSGISYQERMVGQQSLYAFAFGLLMVFLVLAAQYESWSVPFAVLLAVPFGIFGALSAVWARGMSNDVYFQIGLVTLIGLSAKNAILIVEFANMRYEAGHTLFDAAIESAKLRFRPIIMTSMAFILGVVPLVRATGAGAASRNSIGTGVFGGMLAATFLAVFFIPLFFTLVRKMSQRLGGQRPAALAPTETLSQAKEEL
- a CDS encoding efflux RND transporter periplasmic adaptor subunit gives rise to the protein MAPMTTQTSIRRLFFGLGGLMMAVGAPMLVGCKQEAASTPARPIPSVPVVTVSSQTMPDEPEFIGQTEASRPVEIRSQVTGILKERFFAEGRDVKKGDRLYQIDPIPFKAAVSSASARVAQAEARLVQARQNFARVKPLLEEQAVSQKDVDDAVAEELAAKAALEAAKGDLVKSKFDLDNTLILAPISGRIERSRLYEGRLIAAQSDLLTTIHQLNPMYVNASAPEAFVLKRGRERASNRIQGASLYELRGVITFTDGSVYPHEGKLDLLEVGARSATGTRDFRVAFPNPDSALFPGQFVKIRILGSVRTGVILVPQSAVQQGPKGSIVFVVGADNKVEIRPVQATSWRGSQWSIEEGLRDGDRVVVEGLHLITPGAPVNPVPYKDAAASAAPGQRGDAKSESATKPEPVK
- a CDS encoding STAS domain-containing protein — protein: MLRITIRTDKHSTIFQLEGRLAGAWVQELDRCWEASASTKAAHPRVVDLSAVTYVDAEGKGLLKKIFQAGAKLVASGCVTSSVVNEITHGG